One part of the Planctomycetaceae bacterium genome encodes these proteins:
- a CDS encoding DUF1559 domain-containing protein, whose amino-acid sequence MKLTIPNRSRVRGFTLIELLVVIAIIAVLIALLLPAVQQAREAARRTQCRNNLKQIGLALHNYHDVHRTLPSGWIAVLNGQPSPHDGLSGFGWATMILPYLDQQNLYNQLDLNLAVNDHRNEPFIRKRITAYVCPSDPQPETWWIHEADHSHGHVAPATMQQDHVDLAELATANYAGVFGTQDLHLCEHVSGACLSDGTFYHNSSVRLRDLTDGTSSTLIVGERLTKPELEWFTTWSGMVPEGEEAFSRILGSTDHTPNSRALHLDDFSSHHTGGALFCLGDGSVHFISENIDHGVYQKLATIAGGEAVGEF is encoded by the coding sequence ATGAAACTCACGATACCAAACCGAAGCCGCGTTCGCGGTTTCACTCTGATCGAACTGCTGGTCGTCATCGCCATCATTGCCGTGTTGATCGCGCTGCTGCTGCCCGCCGTCCAGCAGGCGCGCGAAGCCGCGCGGCGGACTCAATGCCGCAACAACCTGAAGCAAATCGGCCTGGCGCTGCACAACTACCACGACGTTCACCGCACCCTGCCGTCCGGCTGGATTGCCGTGCTGAACGGGCAACCCAGCCCGCACGACGGACTGTCCGGCTTCGGATGGGCCACGATGATTCTTCCTTATCTGGACCAGCAGAACCTTTACAACCAGCTTGATCTCAACCTGGCAGTGAACGACCACCGCAACGAACCGTTCATTCGAAAGAGAATCACGGCCTACGTGTGTCCGTCGGATCCTCAACCGGAAACGTGGTGGATTCACGAAGCCGATCACAGTCACGGTCATGTCGCACCGGCGACGATGCAGCAGGACCATGTCGATCTGGCCGAACTGGCAACCGCCAACTACGCGGGAGTCTTCGGAACTCAGGACCTGCATCTTTGTGAACACGTCAGCGGCGCGTGTCTCAGCGACGGAACGTTCTACCACAACAGCAGTGTCCGGCTGCGAGATCTGACGGACGGAACTTCAAGCACGCTGATTGTCGGAGAACGACTGACGAAGCCCGAGCTGGAGTGGTTTACGACCTGGTCGGGAATGGTGCCGGAAGGCGAAGAGGCGTTTTCGCGAATCCTGGGATCCACCGACCACACTCCGAATAGTCGTGCCCTGCATCTCGACGATTTCAGCAGTCACCACACAGGCGGAGCACTGTTTTGTCTCGGCGACGGTTCGGTGCATTTCATCAGCGAAAACATCGACCACGGCGTGTACCAGAAGCTGGCGACGATCGCCGGCGGTGAGGCCGTTGGTGAGTTTTGA
- a CDS encoding sulfatase, with amino-acid sequence MRITPLLFVLLCTLTRPATAVDRPNVVWLVSEDNSVHYLKLYDPHGAETPRVAELAEHGLVFDHAFSNAPVCSVARTTLATGCYAPRIGTQFHRKSVAVPMPDGLAMFPEILRNAGYYTANNNKTDYNAIPGGRVWDDSSRSATWNGRRTGQPFFYMQSFPVCHESSLHFNEQQMLSESTTADPDSAFVAPYHPDTPVFRYTAARYHDRIAQMDQQIGAVVDQLTADGLLEETFIFYFGDHGGVLPGSKGYARECGLHVPLVIRVPDKWAHLVDAGVGSRQTGFVSFIDFAPTVLNLAGISVPDQMDGRPFVGSGITQAELNARDEAFGSADRFDEKYDQVRSLRRGRYEYIRNYQPFNFDGLQNNYRYRMLAWQEWRQMFLAGTLNDAQRRFFLPRPAEQLFDVEADPHEVNDLADDPQHEHVLAELRQRMTEWTKSLPDLSFYPESVLAESAFSDPTTFGQENRQAIAAYVDIADLQLIPFAQAEQRIEAALQSDDPWQRYWGLITCSVHGLQAAKFAKTAGHLAENDPEGLVRVRAAEFLGLISATDPQAVILNALTESDSALEVGLMLNSVVLLRDGRPGYEFRVSPELFSPTVRNDDTVARRLEYLVP; translated from the coding sequence GTGAGAATCACGCCCCTGCTATTCGTCCTGCTTTGTACGCTGACGCGACCGGCCACGGCTGTGGATCGGCCGAATGTCGTGTGGCTGGTGTCGGAAGACAACTCCGTTCACTACCTGAAGCTTTACGATCCGCACGGAGCGGAGACACCGCGCGTTGCCGAACTCGCGGAACACGGTCTGGTCTTTGACCACGCGTTTTCAAACGCTCCCGTTTGCAGTGTCGCCCGGACAACTCTGGCCACGGGCTGCTACGCACCGCGGATCGGCACTCAGTTCCACCGCAAATCCGTGGCCGTGCCGATGCCGGACGGGCTGGCGATGTTTCCGGAGATCCTGCGAAACGCCGGCTACTACACCGCCAACAACAACAAGACCGACTACAACGCCATCCCCGGTGGCCGCGTCTGGGATGATTCGTCCCGGTCCGCGACGTGGAACGGCCGACGAACCGGGCAACCGTTCTTTTACATGCAGAGCTTTCCCGTCTGCCACGAAAGCTCGCTGCATTTCAACGAACAGCAGATGCTCAGCGAGTCGACGACAGCCGACCCGGACTCCGCGTTTGTTGCTCCGTATCACCCCGACACACCCGTCTTTCGATACACCGCCGCCCGGTATCACGACCGGATCGCTCAGATGGATCAGCAGATTGGAGCCGTCGTCGATCAGCTGACGGCCGACGGTTTGCTGGAAGAGACATTCATCTTCTATTTTGGCGATCACGGTGGAGTTCTGCCGGGAAGCAAGGGGTACGCTCGCGAATGCGGCCTGCACGTGCCGCTGGTCATTCGTGTGCCGGACAAGTGGGCTCATCTGGTTGACGCCGGCGTCGGATCACGGCAAACCGGCTTCGTCAGCTTCATCGACTTCGCGCCGACCGTGCTGAATCTGGCGGGAATCTCCGTGCCCGATCAAATGGATGGACGACCGTTCGTGGGTTCCGGCATCACTCAGGCGGAACTGAACGCCCGCGACGAAGCATTCGGCAGCGCGGACCGTTTCGACGAAAAGTACGATCAGGTGCGCAGTCTTCGGCGGGGACGATACGAGTACATTCGCAACTACCAGCCGTTCAATTTCGACGGCCTGCAAAACAATTATCGCTACCGGATGCTGGCGTGGCAGGAATGGCGGCAGATGTTTCTGGCCGGCACCCTGAACGATGCTCAGCGCCGGTTCTTCCTTCCGCGACCGGCCGAACAGCTCTTCGACGTGGAAGCGGATCCGCATGAAGTCAATGACCTGGCAGACGACCCACAGCATGAGCACGTCCTGGCGGAGCTTCGGCAGCGGATGACGGAATGGACGAAGTCGCTGCCGGACCTGAGCTTCTATCCGGAAAGTGTCCTTGCCGAATCGGCCTTTTCCGATCCGACTACCTTCGGACAGGAGAACCGTCAGGCGATCGCCGCGTACGTTGACATCGCGGATCTGCAGCTAATTCCGTTCGCGCAGGCGGAACAGCGCATTGAGGCGGCACTACAGTCGGACGATCCATGGCAGCGTTATTGGGGACTGATCACCTGCAGCGTTCACGGTCTCCAGGCAGCGAAATTCGCGAAAACAGCCGGACATCTTGCCGAGAATGATCCGGAAGGGCTGGTGCGTGTGCGCGCCGCCGAGTTCCTGGGACTGATTTCCGCGACGGACCCGCAGGCCGTGATTCTCAACGCATTAACAGAATCTGATTCGGCGCTGGAGGTCGGACTGATGCTGAATTCCGTTGTGCTGCTGCGCGATGGCCGACCGGGTTACGAATTTCGTGTTTCACCGGAGCTGTTTTCGCCGACGGTTAGAAACGACGACACGGTTGCCCGCCGGCTGGAGTACCTGGTTCCATAG
- a CDS encoding phosphoglycerate dehydrogenase — protein MPRILCTALNAETGPHFDTLKAAGFECDVVPRNLNLWNEDVLTNAVQGYHGILAGSEPITAGVIANSPDLRVICRAGVGFDAVDLPESDRRGVVVATTPGVNHHSVAEHAIAMLMALARGFPRLDQEVRRGEWTRIALPRVMGSTLGLVGLGRIGRATATRAIGLGMTVIAADPFAAPEFVNEHGIRLVSFDQLLSESDYVSLHAPVVPETRHMINADTIAKMKPTAVLINTSRGPLVDEPALVDALQTGKLRAAGLDVFETEPLPTSSPLLQLSNVILSGHVAGMDQESHDDTYAMAADTFIQLHGGKWPAERIQNLKGVTDWKW, from the coding sequence ATGCCACGAATCCTCTGCACGGCGCTCAACGCCGAAACCGGACCTCATTTCGACACACTGAAAGCCGCCGGGTTCGAATGCGACGTTGTGCCCCGCAATCTGAACCTGTGGAACGAAGACGTCCTGACGAATGCTGTCCAGGGCTACCACGGAATCCTGGCCGGTTCGGAGCCGATCACGGCCGGCGTGATTGCCAACAGCCCCGATCTGCGCGTCATCTGTCGCGCTGGCGTTGGCTTCGATGCCGTCGATCTGCCGGAAAGCGACCGTCGCGGTGTCGTCGTCGCGACGACTCCCGGAGTCAACCATCACTCCGTGGCCGAACATGCCATCGCGATGCTGATGGCGCTCGCGCGCGGGTTTCCCCGGCTGGACCAGGAAGTCCGCCGCGGCGAATGGACTCGCATCGCGCTGCCCCGAGTGATGGGCAGCACCCTGGGACTGGTCGGTCTGGGCCGCATCGGGCGGGCCACGGCCACGCGCGCGATTGGCCTGGGAATGACGGTGATTGCCGCGGATCCGTTCGCGGCCCCGGAATTTGTCAATGAACACGGTATTCGGCTGGTGTCCTTCGATCAGTTGCTGTCGGAATCCGACTATGTATCGCTGCACGCTCCGGTCGTCCCGGAAACGCGGCATATGATCAACGCCGATACGATCGCGAAGATGAAGCCGACGGCGGTGCTGATCAACACATCGCGAGGTCCGCTGGTCGATGAACCGGCGCTGGTTGACGCGCTTCAGACCGGAAAACTGCGGGCCGCCGGGCTCGACGTGTTCGAAACGGAACCGCTGCCGACTTCCAGCCCGTTGCTGCAGTTGTCGAACGTCATCCTCAGCGGTCACGTTGCCGGCATGGACCAGGAATCTCACGACGATACTTACGCCATGGCCGCCGACACGTTCATTCAACTACACGGCGGCAAGTGGCCGGCCGAACGCATCCAGAACCTGAAGGGCGTAACGGACTGGAAATGGTAA
- a CDS encoding DegT/DnrJ/EryC1/StrS aminotransferase family protein — MRDKFLPFAPPLVGEEEISEVIDTLKSGWLTTGPKTRTFAERFSEYTNAPAALPVSSCTAALHLALLTSGVGPGDEVITTPLTFAASVNTIEHAGARPVLVDVEPDTLNIDPEKIEAAITPKTKAVVAVHYAGHPVELDAIRTITDNHGLTLIEDAAHSIGAAWRGQPVGSGTNPACFSFYATKNLTTGEGGMLTGTSERIEDARILSLHGMSREAWSRYAAGGKWAYDIVAPGFKYNMTDIQAALGLQQLRRFEAMQQRRREIVARYQSAFGNNAAFQMPVHRSHVTHAWHLFVLRIRESELAIDRSRFIEELTARNIGTSVHFIPIHLHSYYRNKYGLRDADLPVAFDNYQRMLSLPLSAAMSDQDVADVIEAVLDVAAGFRRKRAAA, encoded by the coding sequence ATGCGAGACAAATTTCTGCCGTTCGCTCCACCGCTGGTCGGTGAAGAAGAAATCTCCGAGGTCATCGATACTCTGAAATCCGGCTGGCTGACGACCGGCCCGAAGACTCGCACGTTCGCAGAACGATTCTCCGAATACACGAACGCTCCGGCCGCGCTGCCCGTCAGTTCCTGCACGGCCGCACTGCACCTGGCACTGCTGACATCGGGTGTCGGCCCCGGCGATGAAGTGATTACCACGCCGCTGACGTTCGCCGCGTCGGTCAACACGATCGAACACGCCGGAGCCCGTCCGGTTCTGGTTGATGTCGAACCAGACACGCTGAACATTGATCCCGAGAAGATCGAAGCGGCGATCACGCCGAAGACAAAGGCAGTCGTTGCGGTCCACTACGCCGGTCATCCCGTGGAGCTGGATGCGATCCGGACAATCACCGACAACCACGGCCTGACGCTGATCGAAGACGCGGCACACTCCATCGGAGCGGCCTGGCGAGGACAGCCCGTCGGTTCCGGGACCAACCCGGCGTGCTTCAGCTTTTACGCCACGAAGAACCTGACGACCGGCGAAGGAGGAATGCTGACGGGAACATCCGAACGCATTGAAGATGCCCGCATACTGAGTCTGCACGGCATGAGTCGCGAAGCATGGAGCCGCTATGCCGCCGGAGGCAAGTGGGCTTACGACATCGTCGCTCCCGGCTTCAAGTACAACATGACCGACATCCAGGCAGCCTTGGGGCTGCAGCAACTGCGGCGATTTGAAGCCATGCAGCAGCGCCGCCGTGAAATCGTCGCCCGGTATCAGTCAGCATTCGGGAACAATGCCGCGTTCCAGATGCCCGTCCATCGCAGCCACGTGACTCACGCCTGGCACCTGTTCGTGCTCAGAATCCGCGAATCCGAACTTGCAATCGATCGCAGCCGGTTCATCGAGGAACTGACGGCGAGAAACATCGGTACTTCAGTGCACTTCATTCCGATTCACCTGCATTCCTACTATCGGAACAAGTACGGGCTGCGGGATGCCGATCTGCCAGTCGCATTCGACAACTACCAGCGCATGCTGAGTCTTCCGCTGTCCGCCGCGATGAGCGATCAGGACGTCGCCGACGTCATTGAAGCCGTACTGGATGTCGCGGCCGGATTTCGGCGAAAGCGCGCAGCGGCCTGA
- the infC gene encoding translation initiation factor IF-3 — protein MNERIRISPIRVVNAEGEMLGEMETEEALRMAMDQGLDLVEVSPDARPPVCRIMNYGKVIYERQKKSSGPKQHRTQLKQLRLRAKTGAHDIEVKVNKAREFLGRRDKVKINVMFRGRENAHHDRGREMLEEIVESLKDVATVEQSPRMESGRMMSVLLSPHAK, from the coding sequence ATGAATGAACGCATTCGCATTTCTCCGATTCGCGTCGTCAACGCCGAAGGAGAAATGCTTGGGGAAATGGAAACGGAAGAAGCTCTCAGAATGGCGATGGATCAGGGGCTGGACCTTGTGGAAGTCAGTCCGGACGCCCGCCCGCCGGTTTGCCGCATCATGAATTACGGCAAAGTGATCTATGAGCGCCAAAAGAAGTCCAGCGGGCCCAAACAGCATCGCACGCAGTTGAAGCAGCTGCGGTTGCGGGCAAAGACCGGGGCTCACGACATTGAAGTCAAAGTCAACAAGGCTCGGGAGTTTCTGGGCCGGCGTGACAAGGTGAAGATCAACGTGATGTTCCGCGGTCGCGAGAACGCTCACCACGACCGCGGTCGGGAGATGCTGGAAGAAATCGTCGAATCGCTGAAGGACGTGGCCACCGTCGAACAGTCGCCGCGGATGGAAAGCGGCCGGATGATGTCCGTCCTGCTGTCTCCGCATGCCAAGTGA
- a CDS encoding Do family serine endopeptidase, producing MNKFRWPTLITGMLLGLLAAGVFHQSQFPWTAQALSQTAEAPRKDALPPLPVVERGRPVPGAEHADQLSGAFRSVSRAALPAVVSIKTTGRVVKRSVDQSSPFDDPSSPFNDPFFQRFFGNDPRFRQFRNQQPREFEQRLPDGQGSGFIVSPDGIVMTNNHVVADAEEVIVRLSDGREFTATDIRADERSDVAVVRIRIDEQLPFLPLGDESESEIGDWVLAFGSPFGLDRTVTQGIISAKSRAVRDDRMAQEFIQTDAAINPGNSGGPLVNLRGEVIGINTAISTRAGGYDGVGFAVPVSLAKWVAEQLLADGTVERAFVGIEMQEIDAELAKAFNLTIPRGIVVTGVVQDSPAEKAGFAVGDVILDVAGKAITSDRSMLGAVERLEIGQPHDIRILRNGQERVLRITVSKRPQSPARATSPETRDDNDNGGDGAAELAGIGVAVQNLTNELAQQLGLPDSSGVVITSVDRRGTGARAGLNPGMVITRIGSQPIRTVDDAANAMNAAAATGKVLLLVRITQGEDSVSRFVTVDVE from the coding sequence ATGAACAAGTTCCGATGGCCAACCCTGATCACGGGAATGTTGCTCGGTTTGCTGGCTGCGGGAGTTTTTCATCAGTCACAGTTTCCGTGGACCGCGCAGGCCTTGTCGCAGACTGCAGAAGCTCCGCGAAAGGATGCACTTCCGCCGTTGCCGGTTGTTGAACGCGGCCGTCCGGTTCCGGGCGCGGAACACGCCGATCAGCTTTCCGGCGCCTTTCGGTCGGTTTCCCGCGCGGCTTTGCCGGCCGTGGTTTCCATTAAAACGACAGGCCGAGTCGTCAAGCGCTCGGTCGACCAGTCATCGCCATTCGACGATCCGTCCTCACCGTTCAATGATCCGTTCTTTCAGCGGTTCTTCGGCAACGATCCGCGGTTCCGCCAGTTTCGCAACCAGCAGCCTCGCGAATTTGAACAACGACTGCCGGACGGCCAGGGTTCCGGTTTCATTGTATCTCCGGACGGCATTGTCATGACGAATAATCACGTCGTCGCTGATGCCGAAGAAGTCATCGTGCGGCTCAGTGACGGCCGGGAATTCACCGCGACCGATATCCGGGCCGACGAACGATCGGACGTCGCTGTGGTCAGGATCCGCATCGATGAACAGTTGCCGTTTCTGCCGCTCGGCGACGAAAGCGAATCGGAAATCGGTGACTGGGTGCTGGCCTTCGGAAGTCCGTTCGGCCTGGACCGCACGGTGACGCAGGGCATCATCAGCGCCAAGTCGCGAGCCGTTCGGGATGACCGCATGGCTCAGGAATTCATTCAGACCGACGCGGCGATCAACCCCGGCAACAGCGGCGGACCGCTGGTGAATCTGCGGGGCGAAGTCATCGGCATCAACACGGCGATTTCCACGCGGGCCGGCGGATACGACGGCGTCGGATTCGCCGTTCCCGTCAGTCTTGCGAAATGGGTTGCCGAACAGTTGCTCGCCGACGGCACCGTCGAACGCGCTTTCGTGGGCATCGAGATGCAGGAGATCGACGCCGAACTGGCCAAAGCATTCAACCTGACAATTCCGCGCGGAATTGTGGTCACGGGAGTCGTGCAGGACTCACCCGCAGAAAAGGCCGGCTTCGCGGTCGGTGACGTAATACTGGATGTTGCCGGAAAAGCGATCACCAGCGACCGCAGCATGCTGGGTGCGGTCGAGCGTCTGGAAATCGGTCAGCCTCACGATATCCGAATTCTGCGAAACGGACAGGAACGCGTTCTGCGAATCACCGTCTCCAAACGACCGCAAAGCCCGGCGCGGGCCACGAGTCCCGAAACCCGCGACGATAACGACAACGGTGGCGACGGAGCCGCGGAACTGGCTGGCATCGGAGTGGCCGTTCAGAACCTGACCAATGAACTCGCTCAACAGCTCGGTCTGCCAGATTCCAGCGGTGTCGTCATCACGTCGGTCGACCGCCGCGGCACCGGCGCTCGTGCGGGACTCAATCCCGGCATGGTCATCACTCGGATCGGCAGCCAGCCGATTCGGACCGTGGACGATGCCGCCAATGCCATGAACGCCGCAGCAGCGACAGGCAAAGTCCTGTTGCTTGTCCGGATTACTCAGGGCGAAGACAGCGTTTCCCGATTTGTGACCGTCGACGTCGAATAG
- a CDS encoding peptidylprolyl isomerase → MATASARHILVDDETRCEELKQQIECGADFAELARAHSACPSGARGGDLGTFEKGQMVPEFDSVVFSDALNKVLGPVRTQFGFHLLEITARCD, encoded by the coding sequence ATGGCAACGGCATCAGCTCGCCATATACTCGTCGATGACGAAACCCGATGCGAAGAGTTGAAACAGCAGATTGAGTGCGGAGCGGACTTCGCCGAGCTGGCCAGAGCGCACAGTGCCTGCCCGTCCGGTGCTCGCGGCGGCGATCTGGGAACATTTGAAAAGGGCCAGATGGTCCCGGAATTTGACAGCGTCGTGTTCAGCGACGCTCTCAACAAGGTCCTGGGTCCGGTCAGGACTCAGTTCGGCTTCCACCTGCTCGAAATCACAGCCCGGTGCGACTAG